A stretch of Pyrenophora tritici-repentis strain M4 chromosome 7, whole genome shotgun sequence DNA encodes these proteins:
- a CDS encoding XynA, Beta-1,4-xylanase, whose translation MKLSLVTLLSVSALVSAAPYAEPEPVLDQRQTQSINAAFKAKGKKYFGTIADGRLNSGKNAQVITANFGQITPENSMKWDATEPSKGNFNFGTADATAKFAKDNGLLLRGHTTVWHSQLPSYVSQINDKATLTSVMQNHISKVMGHYKGQVYAWDVINEMFDESGGFRSSVFYNVLGEDFVRIAFEAAKAADPSAKRYINDYNLDNANYAKTKGLASKVKQWIGKGWPIDGIGSQSHLSSGQGAGSGAAMALLCGSAPECAITELDIGNAQQSDWSNVVKACLNQKNCVGITVWGTRDTDSWRPNGSPLLFDANYNPKPAYNTILAALK comes from the exons ATGAAGCTTTCACTCGTCACCCTCCTCTCCGTCAGCGCCCTGGTTTCGGCTGCTCCCTATGCTGAGCCAGAGCCTGTCCTCGATCAGCGCCAGACGCAGAGCATCAACGCTGCCTTCAAGGCAAAGGGCAAGAAGTACTTTGGTACAATCGCCGATGGCCGTCTCAACTCAGGAAAGAATGCCCAGGTCATCACGGCAAACTTTGGTCAGATCACCCCCGAGAACTC CATGAAGTGGGATGCCACTGAGCCCTCCAAGGGCAACTTCAACTTCGGCACTGCCGACGCGACCGCCAAGTTCGCAAAGGACAACGGTCTTCTCCTCCGTGGACACACAACCGTGTGGCACTCCCAGCTTCCGTCCTATGTCTCTCAGATTAACGACAAGGCTACCTTGACATCTGTTATGCAGAACCACATCTCCAAGGTCATGGGCCACTACAAGGGCCAAGTTTACGCCTGGGACGTCATCAACGAGATGTTCGACGAGAGCGGTGGCTTCCGTTCCAGCGTCTTCTACAACGTCCTCGGCGAGGACTTTGTTCGCATTGCTTTCGAGGCGGCCAAGGCTGCTGACCCCAGCGCGAAGCGTTACATCAACGACTACAA CCTGGACAACGCCAACTACGCTAAGACCAAGGGTCTTGCCAGCAAGGTCAAGCAGTGGATCGGCAAGGGCTGGCCTATTGACGGTATCGGTTCGCAGTCTCACTTGAGCTCTGGCCAGGGTGCCGGTTCCGGCGCTGCCATGGCTCTCCTTTGCGGGTCTGCTCCCGAGTGTGCCATCACCGAGCTTGACATTGGCAACGCCCAGCAATCCGACTGGTCCAACGTCGTCAAGGCCTGCCTCAACCAGAAGAACTGCGTTGGTATCACCGTCTGGGGTACCCGTGACACCGACTCCTGGAGGCCCAACGGCAGCCCCCTGCTGTTCGATGCCAACTACAACCCCAAGCCTGCCTACAACACCATCCTGGCTGCCCTCAAGTAA
- a CDS encoding Anoctamin domain containing protein: MQIEPLRRVDTTWSDDTELDHITYNDKYVVVYDFSSVDGDVAIKECTRLLHDLESAGLNTEVRPGYDQSLLIFCQAPRDLLGNAVYKSRVKDWLYGITKNHPGGTAKSIVDGAFEAEDLLSMYHLLVWQKELGGAGITPGYGLWENVTSIFPLHNKPINGALLTRLSKKFFLDHADLDQIRNLWGAKVAFYFAFIQTYFRSLSFPCVAGVFAWAFLEKYSLAFAVLIGIWCTVFLEYWKIKQNDLAIRWNVRGVGELKLNRPQFRYEKEIIDSVGRVRHIFPRWKRIVRQLVVIPFVLVSTLLLGILITFVFAIETFIAEAYEGPYKFYLEYLPTVLLAVFLPYVTNLLEDIATGLAEYENHRTADHYEMSLTQKLFVLNSITNYMPIFLTAFVYVPFGSTVLPLLQQAMNRALGVQSKLEFSADPDRLRNEVIALTVTGQVSSAVEELALPWVKIQVKQWWRDRQTSRAHDRTSYDKMPFEDPAETRFLRRTRRQALRPAYNVQEDIAEMVIQFGYLALFSPVWPLIPIGFFVNNWFELRSDFIKICIEHQRPDPSRSDGIGPWVDSMECLTWLGSVSSAAIVHLFGTHQFLGDYLGLSTWASLPITILISEHIFMGFRAAVRFALSRIGSEQTRREKAEQYANRKKHLDELEANAEKASHLGVAERERRKSIRINAADFFWTKQAETGASSAAGIRIIKALKSAEHETAITGRDTKID; encoded by the exons ATGCAGATCGAACCGTTAAGGAGGGTCGACACGACCTGGAGCGACGATACGGAGCTCGACCATATCACTTATAATGACAAGTACGTCGTGGTATATGACTTCAGCAGTGTTG ATGGCGACGTTGCAATCAAAGAATGCACGCGATTACTCCATGACCTAGAATCTGCTGGTCTCAACACCGAAGTTCGCCCTGGCTACGATCAATCACTATTGATATTTTGTCAAGCACCCAGAGACTTGCTCGGAAATGCTGTCTACAAGTCGCG AGTCAAGGACTGGCTGTATGGCATAACTAAGAATCATCCTGGTGGCACCGCCAAGAGCATTGTCGATGGAGCTTTCGAAGCGGAAGATCTTCTTTCCATGTACCACCTGCTCGTTTGGCAGAAAGAGCTCGGGGGAGCTGGTATCACCCCAGGCTATGGTCTATGGGAGAATGTGACGTCTATATTTCCTTTGCACAACAAACCCATCAACGGGGCGTTATTGACCCGCCTTAGCAAGAAGTTCTTCCTGGATCATGCTGACTTGGACCAAATTCGCAACCTCTGGGGAGCCAAGGTTGCCTTTTACTTTGCTTTCATTCAGACCTATTTCCGCTCTCTGTCTTTTCCTTGTGTAGCGGGTGTCTTTGCTTGGGCATTCCTAGAAAAATACTCACTGGCCTTTGCTGTGCTCATCGGCATCTGGTGTACGGTCTTCCTGGAGTACTGGAAGATCAAGCAGAATGATCTGGCTATCCGTTGGAATGTTCGAGGAGTTGGAGAGTTGAAGTTGAACCGTCCGCAGTTCCGCTACGAGAAAGAGATCATCGACTCTGTCGGAAGAGTCAGGCACATCTTCCCGAGATGGAAGCGCATTGTGCGGCAGCTGGTCGTGATACCCTTCGTGCTTGTGAGCACCTTGCTACTCGGCATTCTGATCACCTTCGTTTTCGCTATTGAAACGTTCATCGCGGAAGCCTACGAAGGACCATACAAATTCTATCTG GAGTATCTCCCGACTGTTCTTCTTGCAGTATTCTTGCCATACGTCACGAATCTTCTCGAGGATATTGCCACCGGTTTGGCGGAATACGAGAACCACCGGACAGCGGACCACTACGAAATGTCTCTAACGCAGAAGCTCTTTGTGCTAAACTCGATCACCAATTACATGCCGATCTTTCTCACTGCATTCGTATATGTACCATTCGGAAGCACGGTCCTGCCACTACTGCAACAAGCTATGAATCGGGCACTAGGTGTTCAAAGCAAGCTGGAATTTAGCGCTGACCCCGACCGATTGCGCAATGAGGTGATAGCACTCACGGTTACGGGACAGGTCTCTAGCGCCGTCGAAGAACTCGCATTGCCGTGGGTAAAGATACAAGTCAAGCAGTGGTGGCGCGACCGACAAACCAGCCGGGCGCACGACCGAACTTCTTACGATAAGATGCCCTTCGAAGATCCTGCCGAAACCCGCTTCCTCCGCCGAACACGAAGGCAAGCGTTGAGACCAGCGTACAACGTCCAAGAAGATATAGCGGAGATGGTAATCCAGTTCGGCTATCTTGCACTTTTTAGTCCAGTGTGGCCACTTATACCGATCGGCTTCTTCGTCAACAACTGGTTTGAACTTCGGTCCGACTTTATTAAGATTTGCATTGAACATCAGAGACCCGATCCATCACGCAGCGATGGCATCGGGCCTTGGGTAGACAGTATGGAATGCCTCACGTGGCTGGGTAGTGTGAGCAGCGCCGCTATCGTACATTTGTTTGGTACCCACCAGTTCCTTGGCGACTACCTGGGCCTGAGCACGTGGGCGAGTCTCCCAATTACTATCCTCATATCCGAACACATCTTCATGGGCTTCAGAGCGGCAGTCCGATTTGCTCTATCGCGAATTGGATCAGAGCAGACCCGGAGAGAAAAAGCTGAGCAATATGCAAACCGGAAGAAACATCTCGACGAGCTCGAGGCAAATGCAGAGAAGGCATCGCATCTAGGTGTTGCTGAACGCGAAAGGCGCAAGAGTATCAGAATCAATGCGGCGGATTTCTTCTGGACTAAGCAAGCTGAAACAGGAGCTAGCTCAGCCGCAGGCATCCGTATCATCAAGGCATTGAAAAGCGCAGAGCACGAAACAGCAATCACGGGCAGAGACACAAAGATCGACTGA
- a CDS encoding anaphase-promoting complex subunit Cut9 — protein sequence MDKYLREWRQEALNRCQYDTAIFVADKLLALTDDDQDAFWLAQVHFTTGNYNRTQSLLARGNLVERTPQCRYLAAHCSIKLGKMEEALQILGDKNPTHLISAPGSARTKLRHVDVNTRAGARHNKAGSRTDRLPTSEERDREDVNNIKSEAGMCYLRGVCFAKQNSFDRAKECYKTAVQIDVQCFEAFDALMSNSLMAPDEEWKFLESLNFDTINVSNNPSLSQEAASFTKTLYTTRLSKYTRPEEFASATETLTTHYHLGENPDIVLSKADLTFTLCRFRDTLALTSSVLANDKYNFNIMPIHIASLHELGEKNTLFLLAHELADTNPSEPCSWFAVGTYYLAIGRIAEARRYFSKSSMMDPHFGPAWIGFAHTFAAEGEHDQAISAYSTAARLFQGSHLPQLFLGMQNLQLNNLSLSKEYLKTSYELCENDPCLLNEMGVVCFHEGQLPDAIQFFRRALAFSEQNEADPDTWIPTRINLAHALRKDEQYNEALAMFDEVLRHGIKDPSVFAAKALVLLNMNRTWDAIVTLHEALAVAPQDPMATDLLNRALEVNESESGLLELGPSANSAAIEDADESEAIEELERKMNGKLREIEQNRVAGRTGRRRRHAQGMGAEDSSAFGESMVVDSDEG from the exons ATGGACAAATATCTTCGCGAATGGCGCCAGGAAGCCCTCAATCGGTGCCAATACGATACAGCCATATTCGTCGCGGATAAGCTGCTGGCCCTCACAG ATGACGATCAAGATGCATTCTGGCTTGCGCAGGTACACTTTACCACGGGCAACTATAATCGAACACAGTCACTTCTAGCACGCGGGAACCTCGTCGAGCGCACTCCACAATGCCGATACCTCGCTGCGCATTGCTCCATTAAGCTGGGGAAGATGGAAGAGGCACTGCAGATACTAGGCGACAAGAACCCTACTCATCTCATCTCGGCGCCGGGCAGCGCACGCACAAAACTGCGGCATGTTGATGTCAACACACGGGCAGGCGCAAGGCACAACAAGGCGGGTTCGCGAACCGACCGGCTACCAACTAGTGAGGAACGCGATAGGGAAGATGTTAACAATATCAAGTCGGAAGCCGGCATGTGCTACCTGCGCGGTGTATGCTTTGCGAAGCAGAATTCCTTCGATCGAGCCAAAGAGTGCTACAAGACGGCGGTACAGATCGATGTGCAGTGCTTCGAAGCATTCGACGCCCTCATGTCCAATTCTCTCATGGCACCTGATGAGGAGTGGAAGTTCCTCGAGTCGCTCAACTTCGACACCATCAACGTCTCCAACAACCCTTCGCTATCACAAGAAGCTGCCTCCTTCACGAAGACGCTATACACGACACGCCTGTCCAAGTACACGCGACCTGAAGAGTTCGCCAGCGCCACCGAGACCCTCACCACTCACTACCACCTCGGCGAGAACCCTGATATAGTCCTTTCCAAGGCCGATCTTACGTTTACCCTATGCCGTTTTCGCGATACCCTTGCCCTCACATCTTCCGTCCTTGCCAACGACAAATACAACTTCAATATCATGCCTATACACATAGCCTCCCTGCATGAACTCGGCGAAAAGAACACCCTCTTCCTGCTTGCCCACGAGCTTGCGGATACAAATCCATCGGAACCTTGCTCATGGTTTGCAGTCGGCACATACTACCTCGCCATTGGTCGCATAGCAGAAGCGCGCCGTTACTTCTCCAAGTCATCAATGATGGATCCTCACTTTGGTCCAGCGTGGATAGGTTTCGCGCACACCTTTGCCGCAGAGGGCGAGCACGACCAAGCCATCTCTGCCTACTCGACCGCCGCGCGCCTCTTCCAAGGCTCACATCTCCCCCAGCTATTCCTCGGCATGCAGAACCTACAATTGAACAACCTCAGCCTGTCAAAAGAGTACCTCAAAACATCATACGAACTGTGTGAGAACGATCCCTGCCTTCTTAACGAGATGGGCGTTGTCTGCTTCCACGAGGGACAGCTACCAGACGCCATACAATTCTTCCGCCGCGCACTCGCCTTCTCAGAGCAGAATGAAGCAGATCCCGACACCTGGATTCCCACGCGGATAAACCTCGCCCATGCTCTGCGCAAGGACGAACAGTACAACGAGGCGCTTGCCATGTTCGATGAAGTATTGCGCCACGGCATAAAAGACCCCAGCGTCTTTGCCGCAAAGGCCCTCGTACTACTAAACATGAACCGCACCTGGGACGCCATCGTCACGCTCCACGAAGCCCTCGCCGTCGCACCACAAGATCCCATGGCCACCGACCTTCTTAACCGCGCGCTCGAAGTCAACGAGTCGGAAAGCGGACTTCTTGAGTTGGGACCATCGGCTAATTCGGCGGCCATAGAAGATGCGGATGAGAGCGAAGCCATCGAAGAACTAGAGAGGAAGATGAACGGCAAACTGCGCGAAATCGAGCAGAATCGCGTTGCGGGACGGACGGGGCGTAGAAGACGACATGCGCAGGGTATGGGTGCTGAGGATTCGAGTGCGTTTGGGGAGAGTATGGTGGTTGATTCGGATGAGGGCTAG
- a CDS encoding Pneumo-att-G multi-domain protein produces MRFSTIFSFLPVVLGFPAQHLDFADYGLTRRADPSLTGYLGVFFLGDKPSVYFYLSKGNNANSMVALNKGQPVINPTKGTLGVRDPSIIPGGAGEAGKKWYIIGTDLNIATTTWDASQRTGSRGIYVWESTDLVTWTNERLVTVEDATAGMVWAPSAIYDTAKGQYFVYWSSKFYPTSDPNHTGSPSSTRIRYAYTSDFKTFSAPQDYVNKSPTNVIDLEFLSLGNNAYARFIKDESAKTVFTEVSTNGLFGMWTRPAGANAIIASGVEGPAPYWDNAVAGKAHLLLDFYGADGYRPYESTDVKGGKWSASDRSAWPKNLRHGSVMGITDAQIKALKAKWGA; encoded by the coding sequence ATGCGGTTCTCAACTATCTTTAGCTTTCTTCCAGTCGTCCTCGGTTTTCCTGCGCAACACCTCGATTTTGCCGACTATGGCCTGACGCGTCGTGCCGACCCTTCCCTCACTGGCTACCTAGGCGTCTTCTTCCTCGGTGACAAACCCTCTGTCTATTTCTACCTATCCAAAGGCAACAATGCGAACTCAATGGTCGCTCTGAACAAGGGCCAACCCGTTATCAACCCAACCAAGGGTACGTTGGGCGTGCGCGACCCATCCATCATACCCGGTGGAGCAGGTGAAGCGGGCAAAAAGTGGTACATTATCGGTACAGATCTCAACATTGCCACTACCACATGGGACGCTTCGCAGCGCACAGGCTCGCGAGGTATCTATGTGTGGGAGTCTACCGATCTAGTCACTTGGACCAATGAACGACTTGTCACCGTCGAAGACGCCACAGCCGGTATGGTATGGGCTCCAAGCGCCATCTACGACACAGCCAAAGGCCAGTACTTCGTGTATTGGTCTAGCAAATTCTACCCTACCTCCGACCCCAACCACACAGGAAGCCCCTCCTCAACTCGCATCCGCTACGCCTACACCAGTGACTTCAAAACTTTCTCCGCCCCTCAAGACTACGTCAACAAATCCCCCACCAACGTCATCGATCTCGAGTTCCTCTCCCTAGGCAACAACGCCTACGCCCGATTCATCAAAGACGAAAGCGCGAAAACCGTGTTCACAGAGGTTTCGACAAACGGCCTCTTTGGCATGTGGACTAGACCCGCTGGCGCAAATGCTATCATTGCGTCTGGCGTCGAGGGTCCTGCGCCATACTGGGATAACGCGGTGGCAGGGAAAGCACATCTGTTGTTGGACTTTTATGGGGCGGATGGGTATCGTCCGTATGAGAGTACGGATGTCAAAGGCGGAAAGTGGAGCGCGAGCGATAGGAGTGCTTGGCCTAAGAATCTGAGACATGGGAGTGTGATGGGGATTACGGATGCGCAGATTAAGGCGCTGAAGGCGAAATGGGGGGCTTGA
- a CDS encoding Herpes-BLLF1 domain containing protein, whose translation MAAIPVATLTVPPVPSTSGAPPSTFTVNSISGNSDFVVLVAATPSVSTNVPPGSWQTISGKVAEASEITPAATVYWDREKGQISWGITRIVSGSTLTDNNVVTFTPLTPSPVSSSPSTSVLQSSSSNISSKPESFILQTTSSASSGISLPSRYPSPQKDSLSTGAIAGIAVGCLVAGALVAGIVLLFCWRRRRVPEARYSKTNTYAVGSQEKGFAAQTIPLAGREHADAPTNALPQPLEDKAISGEISKISNAIKNHVQSYYHINRISPNLIDHNDLHTLGSDLPISVGTLATLISNATTREVALRFIIAWVIVSKLQSAKDPAKSLLPTEIAPCLQMIDSGNRDQRAPYLKLARWRIFTAELLQSSYVRNPFTVSDSRHEVIQATLVVLDNILQSYADPRINNGERKRNLEELLKRSALFAFTLFSQPGAWEFEWQGHSVTSGELCIFPTLVQVVDENGQPVSPPRPFSEAVIRRLDA comes from the exons ATGGCTGCCATTCCTGTAGCGACGCTGACCGTGCCACCTGTACCTTCCACCTCTGGTGCTCCCCCTTCCACATTCACTGTTAATTCAATATCTGGCAACAGCGACTTTGTCGTTCTTGTTGCTGCAACCCCGTCGGTGAGCACAAATGTGCCCCCAGGGAGCTGGCAAACTATCTCTGGGAAGGTAGCTGAGGCATCAGAAATAACGCCAGCGGCCACAGTGTACTGGGATCGAGAAAAAGGCCAGATAAGCTGGGGGATTACAAGAATCGTCTCCGGTTCCACGTTGACGGATAACAACGTCGTAACGTTTACACCTCTTACACCTTCACCAGTATCATCATCCCCCAGCACATCGGTCCTTCAGTCTTCCAGTTCCAACATATCATCCAAGCCCGAAAGCTTTATATTGCAAACTACATCTAGCGCATCATCGGGTATTAGTCTTCCATCAAGATATCCATCGCCCCAAAAAGACAGTCTCTCTACGGGAGCTATTGCGGGAATCGCAGTCGGATGCCTCGTCGCCGGTGCTTTAGTAGCAGGAATCGTGTTGCTGTTTTGTTGGCGTAGGAGAAGAGTGCCGGAGGCTCGATACTCTAAAACGAACACATATGCCGTAGGATCTCAGGAGAAGGGCTTCGCGGCACAAACGATACCACTTGCTGGCCGGGAACATGCAGATGCCCCTACCAATGCACTACCACAACCTTTGGAGGACAAGGCCATATCTGGAGAAATTTCCAAGATCAGTAACGCAATCAAGAACCATGTTCAAAGCTACTATCACATCAACCGTATCAGCCCAAACTTGATCGATCACAACGACCTCCATACACTGGGATCAGACCTGCCGATATCCGTAGGAACACTCGCCACGCTGATAAGCAATGCCACGACTAGAGAGGTTGCATTACGATTCATCATTGCCTGGGTCATTGTATCGAAACTGCAATCCGCCAAAGATCCGGCCAAGAGCCTCTTGCCAACCGAGATCGCCCCATGTCTCCAGATGATCGACTCGGGAAACCGTGATCAACGAG CTCCGTATTTGAAACTGGCACGCTGGCGAATATTTACTGCCGAGTTGTTGCAGTCCAGCTATGTGCGAAATCCGTTCACCGTATCGGACAGCCGTCACGAAGTGATTCAGGCTACGCTTGTGGTGCTCGACAACATCTTGCAGTCATATGCCGACCCTCGTATAAACAACGGAGAGCGCAAGCGCAACCTCGAGGAGCTTCTGAAGCGCTCAGCCTTGTTCGCTTTCACGCTGTTTTCTCAGCCCGGCGCATGGGAGTTCGAGTGGCAGGGGCATAGCGTCACATCAGGGGAACTCTGTATCTTCCCCACTCTTGTGCAAGTAGTGGACGAGAACGGTCAGCCAGTGAGCCCTCCCAGGCCCTTCAGCGAGGCTGTCATTCGACGTTTGGACGCTTGA
- a CDS encoding DUF605 multi-domain protein, which yields MEPTSKRLLREEDEIEKLDHKAHLLLSYLPIYSTTKMQFTTAFLAIVTLMVGSAAATDPPVTQTVYPTRGVTITETIFKTIPTPQPLPQSEW from the exons ATGGAACCAACGTCCAAGCGTCTACTACGAGAGGAAGATGAGATCGAAAAGCTCG ACCACAAAGCACACCTCC TCCTCAGCTATCTACCCATCTACTCAACAACCAAAATGCAATTCACCACCGCTTTCCTTGCCATCGTGACCCTCATGGTCGGCTCTGCCGCCGCCACCGACCCCCCCGTCACCCAGACTGTTTACCCCACCCGCGGCGTGACCATCACCGAGACTATCTTCAAGACCATTCCTACTCCCCAGCCCCTGCCTCAATCTGAATGGTGA
- a CDS encoding SrmB, Superfamily II DNA and RNA helicase, giving the protein MADGIDRNADDKMEFSTSKEVTVAPTFEAMHLKENLLRGIYAYGYESPSAVQSRAIVQVCKGRDTIAQAQSGTGKTATFSISILQVIDTAVRETQALVLSPTRELATQIQSVIMGLGDYMNVQCHACIGGTNVGEDIRKLDYGQHVVSGTPGRVADMIRRRNLRTRNIKMLVLDEADELLNRGFREQIYDVYRYLPPATQVVVVSATLPYDVLEMTTKFMTDPVRILVKRDELTLEGLKQYFIAIEKEEWKFDTLCDLYDTLTITQAVIFCNTRRKVDWLTDKMREANFTVSSMHGDMPQRERDSIMQDFRQANSRVLISTDVWARGIDVQQVSLVINYDLPSNRENYIHRIGRSGRFGRKGVAINFVTQDDVRILRDIELYYSTQIDEMPMNVADLLA; this is encoded by the exons ATGGCCGACGGAATAGACAGAAATGCCGACGATAAGATGGAGTTCTCCACCTCCAAGGAGGTCACGGTAGCGCCGACGTTTGAGGCGATGCACCTGAAGGAGAACCTGCTGCGCGGCATCTACGCCTACGGATACGAGTCGCCTTCAGCAGTGCAGTCACGTGCTATTGTACAGGTCTGCAAAGGTCGCGATACCATTGCACAGGCGCAGTCGGGAACGGGAAAGACGGCAACTTTCTCCATTTCCATCCTCCAGGTTATCGATACAGCAGTGCGCGAGACACAGG CACTTGTTCTTTCGCCTACCCGCGAACTTGCAACCCAAATCCAGTCGGTCATCATGGGTCTCGGCGACTATATGAACGTACAGTGCCACGCCTGCATTGGAGGAACAAACGTGGGCGAGGATATCCGCAAACTCGACTATGGTCAGCACGTCGTCTCTGGAACACCAGGACGTGTTGCTGACATGATTCGCCGCCGCAACCTCCGCACACGCAACATCAAGATGCTCGTTCTCGACGAAGCCGATGAGCTCCTCAACCGAGGATTTCGCGAACAAATCTACGACGTTTACCGCTACCTGCCACCCGCCACACAAGTCGTTGTAGTCTCCGCCACACTCCCATACGATGTGCTTGAGATGACGACCAAGTTCATGACGGATCCTGTGCGCATTCTCGTTAAGCGCGACGAACTGACGCTCGAGGGTCTCAAACAGTACTTCATCGCCATTGAAAAGGAGGAGTGGAAGTTTGACACTCTCTGCGATCTTTACGACACACTTACCATTACACAGGCCGTCATCTTCTGCAACACCCGACGCAAGGTGGACTGGCTGACCGACAAGATGCGCGAGGCCAACTTTACTGTATCCTCAATGCACGGAGATATGCCTCAGAGGGAGCGAGACAGCATTATGCAAGACTTCCGCCAGGCTAACTCGCGCGTGCTGATCTCGACCGATGTGTGGGCTCGTGGTATAGACGTTCAACAAGTATCGCTGGTCATCAACTATGATCTTCCGTCGAACCGCGAGAACTACATTCACAGGATTGGTCGAAGCGGTCGATTCGGACGCAAGGGTGTGGCCATCAACTTTGTCACCCAGGACGACGTGCGCATTCTCCGCGACATTGAGC TCTACTACTCTACTCAGATCGATGAGATGCCCATGAACGTTGCCGATCTCCTGGCGTAG
- a CDS encoding DUF3449 multi-domain protein, translated as MLLEDQRQLHEDLERLEDAAAERLLDDPPHIRDRLARDHDIARFLQQIESQSSRLLKIYEDEDGKREDEVRSLTHGDPMESFMQQIAEIRDFHNRYPNEPVENLEKVYKKRSPEDYIQSVAAIGSMFTGEEGFGRFFDLSTLHVQYSNIDVLRDKRRLSYLQFLDHFDIFTPPERQKKLKSEDYFRWLKAMQDYLENFMRRTKPLENLEKLFANFDKEFEELWAKDEVPGWEKDNAESATANGEAQGEGIWCAACKKGFSKETVFENHLTGKKHKKALQESQNGAQDIKQANGASADIHRFKERAVAEREFRIKKLVAAMQTERSDTKVNVERKQGMTERERQQELEQLYSEGLEDGAKDDDKDSDGEGTIANPLKLPLAWDGKPIPFWLYKLHGLGQELPCEICGNFVYKGRRAFDKHFNEPRHIHGLKCLGITNATLFREITSIEEAEALWRKIQKDKKKERALAENVVEMEDSEGNVMPEKVYRDLAAAGML; from the exons ATGCTTTTGGAAGATCAGCGCCAGCTCCATGAGGACCTGGAGCGTCTCGAGGACGCTGCAGCAGAGCGACTTCTTGATGACCCCCCACAT ATTCGCGATCGTCTTGCACGTGACCATGACATTGCGCGATTCTTGCAACAGATCGAGAGCCAGTCGAGTCGCCTGTTGAAGATCTACGAAGATGAGGACGGCAAGAGGGAGGACGAGGTTCGCAGTCTCACCCACGGTGACCCCATGGAGTCTTTCATGCAGCAAATTGCTGAAATTAGAGACTTCCACAACCGATACCCCAACGAACCCGTCGAGAACCTGGAAAAGGTTTACAAGAAGCGATCACCAGAAGATTACATACAGTCAGTAGCAGCTATCGGCTCAATGTTCACTGGCGAGGAAGGCTTTGGTCGGTTCTTTGACCTAAGTACACTGCATGTTCAGTACTCCAACATCGACGTTTTACGGGACAAGCGCCGCCTTAGCTACCTCCAATTCCTTGATCATTTCGACATATTCACCCCTCCCGAGCGTCAGAAAAAGCTAAAGTCCGAAGATTACTTTCGCTGGCTAAAAGCCATGCAAGATTATCTCGAGAACTTTATGCGGCGAACGAAGCCCCTCGAGAACTTGGAGAAACTGTTCGCTAACTTCGACAAAGAGTTCGAGGAGCTGTGGGCGAAGGACGAGGTTCCGGGTTGGGAGAAAGACAACGCTGAATCCGCCACAGCCAACGGCGAAGCACAAGGGGAGGGCATATGGTGCGCGGCATGCAAGAAGGGTTTCTCGAAAGAGACAGTCTTCGAAAACCATCTGACGGGCAAAAAGCACAAGAAGGCGTTACAAGAGAGTCAGAATGGTGCGCAAGACATAAAGCAGGCGAACGGTGCCTCTGCCGATATTCATCGCTTCAAGGAGCGTGCTGTTGCTGAGCGAGAGTTCCGGATCAAGAAACTGGTTGCAGCCATGCAGACGGAGCGTAGCGACACCAAGGTGAATGTTGAGCGGAAGCAAGGCATGACCGAACGGGAGCGACAGCAAGAGTTGGAGCAGCTCTATTCTGAGGGACTCGAAGACGGTGCGAAGGACGACGACAAAGATTCCGACGGTGAGGGCACGATTGCCAACCCACTGAAGCTACCCCTTGCCTGGGACGGAAAGCCCATCCCCTTCTGGCTATACAAGCTTCATGGCCTCGGTCAAGAGCTTCCCTGTGAGATTTGTGGAAACTTTGTCTACAAGGGCAGACGCGCTTTCGACAAGCATTTCAATGAGCCCCGCCATATTCATGGTCTCAAGTGTCTTGGTATTACCAACGCTACTCTCTTCCGCGAGATTACCAGTATCGAAGAAGCAGAGGCCCTGTGGCGCAAGATCCAaaaggacaagaagaaggagagggCGCTTGCAGAGAACGTCGTCGAGATGGAGGATAGTGAAGGCAACGTCATGCCTGAGAAGGTCTACAGGGATTTGGCTGCTGCGGGTATGCTCTGA